Proteins found in one Sorghum bicolor cultivar BTx623 chromosome 1, Sorghum_bicolor_NCBIv3, whole genome shotgun sequence genomic segment:
- the LOC8081904 gene encoding uncharacterized protein LOC8081904 — protein sequence MVSLQSSAVLPEATKRPPWLSLVGSVVASSTGTAAATSKKRKRDGSDDDRGEVVDGIELNFDAAPLPPEWQRCLDIKSGQIHYYNTRTQKRTWKDPRGDSDYRAAAPTSGEDDGEEEEEDSANCAPPGLDLELNLTFEPRRAFAAAHEKKKPKPAVAADDRRRLQLAAEEEAEDSSGSREMVAGVCVRCHMLVMMCRASPACPNCKFLHPPSRAAPPPPPPPPPPEPEPPVPLKLGLQLLCCRD from the exons ATGGTGTCGCTGCAGTCCTCGGCGGTCCTGCCGGAGGCCACCAAACGCCCCCCGTGGCTCTCCCTCGTCGGCAGCGTCGTCGCCTCCTCCACCGGTACCGCGGCGGCCACCAGCAAGAAGCGGAAGCGGGACGGCAGCGACGACGACCGCGGCGAGGTCGTGGACGGGATCGAGCTCAATTTCGACGCCGCGCCGCTGCCCCCCGAGTGGCAACGCTGCCTCGACATCAAG TCCGGGCAGATCCACTACTACAACACGAGGACGCAGAAGCGGACGTGGAAGGACCCAAGGGGGGATTCGGACTACCGCGCCGCCGCGCCGACCTCCGGCGAAGACGAcggcgaggaggaagaggaggactcCGCGAATTGCGCGCCGCCAGGGCTGGACCTAGAGCTGAACCTCACGTTCGAGCCGCGCCGGGCGTTCGCCGCCGCCCACGAGAAGAAGAAGCCCAAGCCCGCGGTGGCGGCAGACGACCGTCGTCGTCTTCAGCTGGccgcggaggaggaggccgagGACAGCAGCGGCAGCAGGGAGATGGTGGCCGGCGTGTGCGTGCGGTGCCACATGCTGGTGATGATGTGCCGCGCCAGCCCGGCGTGCCCCAACTGCAAGTTCCTGCACCCACCCAGCCGcgccgccccgccgccgccgccgccgccgccgccgccggagcctGAGCCGCCGGTGCCACTCAAGCTCGGTCTCCAGCTGCTCTGCTGCAGGGACTAG
- the LOC8081905 gene encoding conserved oligomeric Golgi complex subunit 8, whose translation MELLDARHRHTPDSSSSPDAASDMGLPLAGAAYQPYVSELLSFSIERLHKEPELLRVDAERVRRQMQEVAVENYGAFIAASEALSFVRAQLESFDGHLEAMIEEIPNLTSGCTEFVESAQQILEERKLNQTLLANHTTLLDLLEIPQLMDTCIRNGNYDEALDLEAFVSKISKLHPDLPVVQGLAAEVKKTVQSLISQLLQKLRSNIQLPECLRIVAHLRRIGVFSESELRLQFLRCREAWLSGILEDLDQRNVYDYLKGMVTCHRVHLFDVVNQYRAIFNNDKSGNDENYDGGLLFSWAMQQVSNHLTTLQVMLPNITEGGSLSNILEQCMYCAMGLGLVGLDFRGLLPPIFENAVLNLFSKNMSTAVENFQVVLDSHRWVPMPSVGFVANGVVDDTSDDVTPPSVLMEHPPLAVFVNGVSAAMNELRPCAPLSLKVVLAQEVVKALHAVSDSLVRYKAMRMLRGNESALFLSLCQAFIEVAYPYCTACFGRCYPNGATLISECQGTFDALRQLLTVPARSNSSSIERRQSGGMERRQSGSIERKQSVESTGTAVTDNGLSADGPGLETNDAVATTTPPVEDGVSTHPLASK comes from the exons ATGGAACTCCTCGACGCGAGGCACCGCCACACGCCGGATTCGAGCTCCTCCCCGGACGCCGCCTCCGACATGGGGCTCCCGCTCGCCGGTGCCGCCTACCAGCCCTACGTCTCCGAGCtcctctccttctccatcgAGCGCCTCCACAAG GAGCCGGAGCTTCTGAGGGTCGACGCGGAGCGGGTGCGGCGGCAGATGCAGGAGGTGGCGGTGGAGAACTACGGCGCCTTCATCGCCGCCTCCGAGGCGCTCTCCTTCGTTCGCGCGCAGCTCGAGAGCTTCGACGGCCACCTCGAGGCCATG ATAGAGGAGATACCAAACTTGACATCTGGCTGCACTGAGTTTGTTGAGTCCGCACAGCAAATTTTGGAGGAGAGGAAGCTTAATCAAACATTACTAGCAAACCATACTACATTGCTTGACTTGCTTGAAATCCCACAACTGATGGACAC GTGTATACGGAATGGGAACTATGATGAAGCACTTGATCTAGAAGCTTTTGTTAGCAAAATCTCGAAGTTGCACCCCGA tttaCCTGTTGTCCAAGGATTAGCTGCTGAAGTCAAGAAGACAGTACAATCATTAATTTCACAGCTTCTCCAGAAACTTCGATCAAATATTCAG TTACCTGAATGCCTCCGTATTGTAGCACATCTGCGTCGAATTGGAGTTTTCAGTGAGTCAGAATTGCGCTTACAG TTCCTGAGGTGCAGGGAAGCTTGGCTTTCTGGGATTCTTGAAGATCTGGACCAAAGGAATGTTTATGATTACCTGAAAGGCATGGTGACTTGCCACAGAGTACATCTATTTGATGTTGTTAATCAATATCGAGCAATATTCAACAATGATAAATCTGGAAATGACGAGAACTATGACGGTGGGCTGCTTTTCAGCTGGGCAATGCAACAAGTTAGTAATCACCTCACTACTCTTCAAGTTATGTTACCAAACATAACAGAAGGTGGGTCTCTGTCCAACATTCTTGAACAATGCATG TATTGTGCAATGGGTCTTGGCTTAGTTGGATTGGATTTCCGTGGCCTCCTTCCACCAATCTTTGAGAA TGCGGTTCTAAACTTATTCTCAAAGAATATGAGTACAGCGGTTGAAAATTTTCAG GTTGTTTTGGATTCACATCGTTGGGTTCCGATGCCATCTGTTGGCTTTGTAGCAAATGGAGTTGTCGATGATACTTCTGATGATGTGACTCCACCTTCTGTTTTAATGGAGCATCCACCTCTCGCAGTGTTTGTTAACG GTGTTTCAGCAGCAATGAATGAGCTAAGACCGTGCGCACCGTTGAGCTTGAAAGTCGTCCTTGCTCAGGAGGTGGTCAAGGCACTACATGCAGTCTCTGACTCCCTAGTTAGATACAAAGCCATGCGGATGCTTCGTGGGAACGAGTCTGCTCTGTTCCTTTCACTCTGCCAGGCATTTATCGAG GTTGCATACCCTTATTGCACTGCATGTTTTGGCCGATGCTACCCGAATGGAGCAACATTGATCTCTGAGTGTCAGGGCACATTTGATGCTCTCCGTCAGCTATTGACCGTGCCTGCAAGATCTAACAGTTCCAGCATCGAAAGAAGGCAGTCAGGAGGCATGGAACGAAGGCAGTCAGGAAGCATTGAAAGAAAGCAGTCTGTTGAGAGCACTGGGACAGCAGTAACTGATAACGGGCTCTCAGCCGATGGACCTGGGCTAGAGACCAACGATGCTGTTGCAACCACCACCCCACCGGTAGAGGACGGTGTGAGTACCCATCCACTGGCAAGTAAGTAG
- the LOC110431086 gene encoding probable mitochondrial adenine nucleotide transporter BTL3 — translation MPWLEMWLPPAAGEGAVAAGLFLDGADAAAHGALLAAMPGCSLSFGPRHRRPRGAQPPGFLSLTMSVKGGRGFVPAPVGLLASAEEKAGAEESDALVAGKRAVEVAAEAEGVILLQEKEKEKEKDDRAGAGAMNMTKHLWAGAVAAMVSRTVVAPLERLKLEYIVRGEQRNLFELMQAIATTQGLKGFWKGNFVNILRTAPFKAVNFYAYDSYRKQLLKWSGNEETTNFERFIAGAFAGVTATIMCIPMDTIRTRMVAPGGEALGGVIGVARHMIQTEGFFSLYKGLVPSLISMAPSGAVFYGMYDILKMAYLHSPEGNKRISMMKQQKQEANALDQLELGTVRTLLYGAIAGCCAEAATYPFEVVRRQLQMQVKANRLNAFATCLKIVDQGGVPALYAGLIPSLLQVLPSASISYFVYELMKIVLKVE, via the exons ATGCCGTGGCTCGAGATGTGGCTGCCTCCCGCGGCCGGCGAGGGGGCGGTGGCGGCGGGGCTGTTCCTCGACGGCGCCGACGCGGCGGCGCACGGCGCGCTCCTCGCGGCCATGCCCGGATGCTCCCTGTCGTTCGGGCCCCGGCACCGGCGCCCCCGGGGCGCGCAGCCGCCGGGGTTCCTGTCGCTGACGATGTCGGTGAAGGGGGGCAGGGGGTTCGTGCCGGCCCCTGTGGGGTTGCTCGCCAGCGCGGAGGAGAAGGCCGGGGCGGAGGAGTCGGACGCGCTTGTCGCGGGGAAGAGGGCTGTGGAagtggcggcggaggcggagggagTGATTCTGCTGCAGGAGAAGgaaaaggagaaggagaaggacgATCGTGCTGGAGCTGGCGCCATGAACATGACCAAGCATCTCTGGGCTGGAGCCGTTGCTGCCATGGTCTCGAG AACAGTTGTTGCTCCTCTTGAGAGGCTAAAGTTGGAGTATATAGTTCGAGGTGAGCAGAGGAATCTATTTGAGCTTATGCAAGCTATTGCAACTACACAAGGGTTGAAAGGCTTTTGGAAAGGGAACTTTGTCAACATCCTCCGCACTGCTCCATTCAAGGCAGTCAACTTCTATGCATACGACAGTTACAGAAAGCAACTGCTCAAATGGTCTGGTAACGAAGAGACTACGAACTTTGAGAGATTTATTGCTGGTGCTTTCGCTGGTGTTACAGCAACAATTATGTGCATACCTATGGATACA ATCAGAACAAGGATGGTAGCTCCTGGCGGTGAAGCTTTAGGTGGTGTCATTGGTGTTGCCCGCCACATGATCCAAACTGAAGGATTCTTCTCACTGTATAAGGGATTAGtgccttctcttatcagcatggCACCCTCTGGCGCTGTATTCTATGGGATGTATGACATACTGAAGATGGCATATCTGCATTCTCCTgaaggaaataaaagaatatCAATGATGAAGCAACAAAAACAAGAGGCAAATGCATTGGATCAACTTGAATTGGGTACTGTGAGGACCTTACTCTATGGGGCCATTGCTGGTTGCTGTGCTGAAGCAGCTACGTACCCGTTTGAAGTGGTCCGTAGGCAGCTACAGATGCAAGTAAAAGCAAACAGATTGAATGCATTTGCAACATGCCTTAAGATTGTTGATCAAGGTGGGGTACCAGCACTGTATGCCGGTCTGATCCCCAGCTTGTTACAG GTTCTACCATCAGCATCGATCAGCTATTTTGTTTATGAGTTAATGAAGATAGTCCTGAAAGTGGAGTGA